Proteins from a genomic interval of Lolium perenne isolate Kyuss_39 chromosome 1, Kyuss_2.0, whole genome shotgun sequence:
- the LOC127336381 gene encoding BTB/POZ and MATH domain-containing protein 2-like — MSKGAKMTEPTTIVGCSIFPFRVDYEQNKKLPIGEAVHSDVVSVGGHLWRVECFPRGYDEANNGEYISIFFSHASRSRSVRVIAEAFMIGRDGEPSISYERRICETFAISGDERLHDSWGWTRFEKVTDVENFFLIERHVTFVCTIVVMDDSPIPVPPSDIGIHLGRLLDHTDGTDVSFIIDNETFPAHRAVLAARSPVFRAELFGSMAEATMSSITLHNITPTTFKVMLQFIYTDELPAKDDLEDSSIEMIQNLLAAADCYALDRLKFICAQKLWDKVSVDTIATILACAETYNCHELKNKCIDFFVLEENFKQDVFTDGYVALVIKFPLVAAELKKRVRA, encoded by the exons A TGAGCAAGGGAGCCAAGATGACGGAGCCGACCACTATTGTAGGCTGTTCTATCTTCCCGTTCAGAGTAGACTACGAGCAAAACAAGAAGCTTCCCATCGGGGAGGCCGTCCACTCCGACGTCGTCTCTGTCGGGGGACACCTCTGGAGGGTCGAGTGCTTCCCGCGTGGTTATGATGAGGCCAACAATGGCGAGTATATTTCTATCTTCTTCAGCCACGCGAGCCGATCTAGAAGCGTCAGGGTCATCGCCGAGGCCTTCATGATTGGTAGGGACGGCGAACCATCTATATCGTACGAGCGGCGCATATGTGAAACCTTCGCAATCAGCGGAGATGAAAGGCTCCACGACTCCTGGGGATGGACTCGGTTCGAGAAGGTTACTGATGTGGAGAATTTTTTTCTAATAGAGAGGCATGTCACATTTGTATGCACCATTGTGGTCATGGATGACAGTCCTATTCCAGTCCCTCCTTCAGACATTGGGATCCATCTTGGCCGCCTGCTAGATCACACTGACGGGACAGATGTGTCATTCATCATTGATAACGAGACATTCCCTGCTCATCGAGCGGTTCTTGCTGCCCGATCACCGGTCTTCAGAGCAGAGCTCTTCGGTTCCATGGCTGAGGCTACCATGTCGTCCATCACACTGCACAACATCACACCTACAACATTTAAAGTTATGCTTCAATTTATATACACGGATGAATTGCCTGCAAAAGATGACCTTGAGGACTCTTCCATTGAGATGATTCAGAATCTACTCGCTGCAGCTGATTGTTATGCACTTGACCGATTGAAGTTTATCTGTGCCCAAAAGTTATGGGATAAAGTGTCGGTAGATACAATTGCAACTATCTTAGCTTGTGCAGAAACCTACAACTGTCACGAGTTGAAGAACAAGTGCATTGACTTCTTTGTGCTGGAGGAAAATTTCAAGCAGGATGTATTCACTGATGGTTATGTAGCATTGGTTATAAAATTTCCATTGGTTGCCGCTGAGCTCAAAAAGAGGGTTAGGGCATAA